CAGCAGGAAATATAAGAGATTCGCGCTCAGACTTTGGCTTGATGCAAGATGCAGTgggtgctgaagctgctgctcttATTTTGGCGTTCTCTTGGGCAGAAGAGATGAGTCTTGCCAAAGTGGTTATCTTAAGCGACTGTCTTCAACTGGTTGATTTTGTTAATGGAGGCAGTTCAAGCATTGATTGGAGGAGTAGCGATCTTCTTGATCAGTGTCGGAACTTATTTTTATGTTCAGTGTCTTGTAAAGTTATGTATGTTAATCGTGTGAATAACCTTCTAGCAGACCGGCTTGCAAGTCGGGCTAGAAAACTTAGTGTTAAGGGTCTTTGGTCTTCTCTCCCTTTTTTTTCCCAGTTCCCTTGCTAGGAAGAAAACTTGAACCAAGTTTGTAACTCTTTTCTTTGTTAATCCCATGATGTTtttcttaagaaaaaaaaaagcaatattTATGCATACCGATGCTTATTTGTTACTATCGAGTAatctcaaaataaaaataaaagttgtAATTTCGGTAAGACACCAACTAAAAATCATGTAATACAGACGTATAAACCAATTAGAATAGAATAAAATAAAAGTAGATATTAAAACaattccatatttttatgtagtAGTAGTATTCGATTCTGGTGCGTGAGTGTGTGTGATAGtgattccatgaaaactctctgAATACAGCTGTATTCCAGATTAACTACATCGTCATCTCCCTCCCCCCTCTCTCTTCTTTTATCAGCATTTTCCCATTCGTCCTCTCTCCCTCCATCTCTCTTCTTTTAGAGcctccacagtgggcgagtataaccaaaaatttgggatgagatcgtaacacagtgggacggagtaaatatcaaatcccaaccaaagatcaaatcccagatcaaatatggtcgcgaccaaatcccaaattctaatatagtcgggcgtaaatttaaagtacgcttgttgctgggcgtaaatttaaagtacgcttgttaacgggcggagatttaaattacgcccgatgaaattttaattaaataaaaaaaaaaagaatgaggcggacttttaaagtccgcctgatgaaagttgcaaagaatggggcggacttttaaagtccgcctgatgaaattttaaatttacaaaaaatggggcggacttttaaagtccgcctgatgaaattttacaaaaaaaaaaaatggaacggaccgcctgatgaaattttaatcatgtaccgttgcgtcacaacacggactaaacccaaattttaatcttttttttgatctttgatctttgattttgatcgcaccactgcagttgctcttagaacTTCCTTTATTATTAGTTTGTTCGTTCCCTTTACTTAACTCTCACTAGTCTATCTTCCCCAATTACATGGTCATCATCACTTTCTTCATTCAACTTTCTGTTAGGCTCCATTCGTAACACCAAATTAGGGTTCACCTTTGGATATTCATAATTCCCATCCCAATTTTTGCTAATCATAATTGAtcagcttttctttttctttgcccAAGAAAGTAACTTTAATTTTTCCCTTCAAAAGATATTTTCAGAGAAAAACTACTACCTAAATAACCAattttcttcccttttctttTTACTGGTGGGTCTAAACATATCAAAGGCTTCCAACTTCAAAGAATAACCTTATTATAATTATGGGTTTGCTAGTGAGTAATACTACTACTACTAGTTAATAGCAAAggaattttaggattttttttttttaaatatagtcTGGGTTCTCACTAATTTGTGCCAGGTGGTCTGTTCTTGATTTCAGTtgcagaaataaaagaaaattgttaaAGCTTCGTATAAAGGTGTGCGCCTAtaccttttttttcttccttttcctttCAATTTTCTGAACTTTTTTGTTCTTGCCCAGAGTTTTTATCTTATTGCCAATTGATATGTATATTAAATGTTATTTAAAATTGAATTTTTGAAATTTACTCCTTGTTCAGCTCATGATCATATGTAATTTAGGGAAAAAGGTTACTGACATTTTGATACTGTATCAAGAAAAGcgaagaaagaaaacaataaatggaTGAATTTTTACATTATTTAGACTTCGAACTGCAATCAGTGTTTATACTGCTACCATTGTTAGCAAAGAAATTGAGTTGACAAGATAAGTGACTCCAAAACTTCACAGACCCTAAGATACCCACCCTCCATCTTGTTCTTGCGTCGCCTTTAAGATTAAATGATATTTTGTTCTGTTTCAATGATGCATCCATGTCTTCCATAGCATCCTGTTCTAATGGAATTGACATGGATGGAACAACGTAAGCAAGATTGACCGACTCGTTCTTAGGCACGTCGAATGGATCAGCCCTTAATTGGGCAATCTTCAATCCATGGAAATTGAGAATGAAACTTACATCAGAGAAGCTTGCGTGTGCCTTAGCGTTTTCATTTTCTGCCCTGATGTTAAGAGATATCTGGAGGTTCACTTGTCCTGTCTGACTGTAATTTAGCTGGTCTAGATTAGCGTAGTTGACACTGATATAAGGGACTCTCGGTCTGATAATCATGTAGCCTGCAAACACGACGAGCCCCGTGATTATCACCGCGATAGCGATGATCGTGCAGATTATGGCAGCACACCAGACCAGAGGATGGGTGCGTCGTTCTGGTCCGAGAATTAGCTTTGACATTGGACACTGATTGTCTAGGGCCTGCTGCTAAAGATAACATTCAGATGATTTTGTTTTGTGGTAATTGAATATCTGGATGTTGGCAGGGGAAAGAACTCTCTTAGGTACTATGTTCTATATAGTTAAGGAGGTTTTGGTATCTTCTTTCCCTTGAATGAAAGGTAGTATATTCTTTTCTAGTAAAGTTGTCTGTCTAATGTTTATTAGAACTTCACTCACTTTTACACTTTGTAAAGAAAATACCAAACTTGAACAATAAAAACAGTCTTTCCTTCTGTTTTATGTCTAGTACTAGGATTTGATTGTCGGTTAAAAAGTTACTATTATTAGATCTTGTAATTTGAAATCCTCTGGTTAGTTAATTTCTTTACAGTTATAGacacttttttgattttttcactCTGCTTCTTTGAGTCTTTTTCATTACTTCGGAAATGGAAAAATTGATTTCATAGTGGGTGTGTTGGATTGAAAATGGTCTCTATGATAAAGAAGCACATAATTACTTTACTTATTTGTTGAAACAAGTAAACAACAAAGTACCTCGTCATGTATGTTCATGGTGCCTAGGAAAACTCACAACAAATCAGTATAGGGTGTGGCAGCACTGATTAGACATGTTATGGTTTAAGTAAATTACTTCAGTTCATATCTGCAGTTCTGAAACAACAATTTTAGAAAATGTCCTTTGGTGGGTGGACTAAGAACCAAATGGATAGCATTTGCACTAATGATTATCCAACAGCATCTGTACTCAACTGAGAATTGATGACTTTGTCTACTTCCTCCTGAATTAAACTGTAGAACTTCCAGTTGTACGTAGACTCTAATTCTCATTCATGCgtagaaaaaatgaaaataaaaaataactgaTGGAACTACATTCTTGTTCCCCCCAGTTAACTACTGTACAGTATGTAACCTGGTTAGTTTGTTATTTGCTTCTGTCATCTATGTTTTGggcctttttttcttcttaatacgTCCCATTAAATCCACAAGCTTGATCCGACATGACTGTTTGTGTACCTTAACAGGGATCTTGACAGAGTTGAAGTTCCAATATTTGATATAATGGAGCAAGCTTTGTGACACTGATGGATCCCAAAGCCTTTGTGAGGTTGTCAATTGGGTCACTGGGTTTGAGAGATCCCGTAGCGGCTTCAAGGTCTTCAAAAACAGAAATTGATGCTCCCTCTTCCTCATGGATGTGTGAGATCCGTCTCCGAGGCTTTCCAGTTCAAACTACATCAATCCCCTTTATAACCTCACCAGAATCTGCTACTCCAGACCCACAAAATATTGCCAGTTGCTTCTATCTCGAAGAATCTAATTTGAAAGCATTATTAGCTCCTAGGCGTTTCCATACTTCTATGGCGTATTTGGATGTCTCTGTTTTCAAATCTAGACAGGGGTTCCATTGCGGCATTAGTAGTAAGAAGCAGCAGATTGGGACATTTAAATTGAAGGTGAGCCGTGAGTGGGGAGAAGGGAAACCAGTGTTGCTTCATAGTGGGTGGGTTGACATTAGCAAGAACAAGCAAGAGAGCGCCAAATTGGCAGTAGAACTGCATCTTATTGTGAAGCTTGATCTTGATCCTAGATATGTTTTCCAGTTCGAAGATGAGACCACTCTGAGTCCCCAGATAGTTCAGCTTCAAGGTTGCATCAAACAGCCTATTTTTAGTTGCAAGTTCAGTCGCGATAGGCGGTAAGAACCATGCATTTTTTTTGTTGCTTCACTTCTCTGTTGATGTGTACTATGACTAGACCCAGAACATATTAGATTGTCTGCTCTATGCTAATGAGGAAAGTGAAAAGTAGTTTGCATAATGACCAACTACAGTCAGCTCCATGCAGGCATGCACACAGATGCACACTTAGCAAGACTAAGATATGGTTACGACACAGAGTCTGGCTTACCTTTTTTTAAGCCAGCCAATCATTATCACCAATATTCTGTATGATAGTTTTTACATGGGTGTTTTTTCTTCCGTTTGTTTTGGTTTTAACTCATCTGGTGTTTGCTTACACAACAGGGCACCTCTGCTTGACCCTGTAAACAATTACTGGAAAAGCTCCAGTGGTGGGAGTGATCAAGAGATTGAAAGAAGGGAGAGGAAGGGGTGGAAGGTGATGATCCATGACCTCTCTGGTTCGGCAGTTGCTGCCGCTTTCATGACCACTCCCTTTGTGCCATCAACAGGTTGTGATCGTGTTGCACGCTCCAATCCAGGTGCTTGGTTAATTGTTCTCCCCGATGCCTGTGGGCATGAGAGCTGGCAACCCTGGGGCAAGCTCGAGGCATGAGAGACTCAATATGCTGCCGATTTCACCTTCTACCGGAGGGAGGACAAGATGGTGGACTCCTAGTCTCCGAGATGTTGATTAGTGCTGACAAGGGTGGGGAATTCTTTATTGACACGGACAGGCAGACCCTGGCAGCCACTCCGTTGCCAAGCCCACAAAGCAGTGGAGACTTCCCATCAGTTGGGCCAGTAGTGGGGGGATTTGTGATGAATTGTAGGGTGCAGGGTGAAGGGAAGCACAGTAAGCCATTGGTGCAACTGGCTATGCGGCATGTGACATGTGTGGAGGATGCTTCCATATCCATGGCACTTGCTGCAGCGGTTGATCTCAGTATAGAGGCTTGCAGGCCGTTCAGTAGGAAGTCTAGGTGGGGTACCAATCGCCATTCTTTTTAAAAATGCAAAAAGGGAGAAAGAAAACACAGAAGACCACAAAAGCTAGGAGGCACCTGGGTGGTAAGCGGGTTTTCAATGGTTTGTGGGATGGATGATGAGTGCTGCAGTTCATTCAACCATGATGATCATTTTTCCTCGAAGCGGTTGTGTTATTTACTGTTAAGAAATTCACAACATTCTATATAGGTGCTGGAGTGAGTGTTTTGCTTATTTTCTTCTCTCTGTTCCTTTTGGTTGGGTTAGTTGATTATTTCTCATCAACTATAAATGTACAAAGCCGCTCAAGTTAATTCAGCTAGTTTCTTCTTTAGTCTCTCACTCTATATATAACAAACGAGGTGTGCTTTACAACCCATCCGATCCCAAATGAAACGGGGCCTTTTGGATAGGTTGCCATGCCCAAGTTACCTGAACAAGTAAGAGCACCTGAACAAGTAAGAGCATATCGCCTGGTTGTATAGTTGTTGAAAGATAAATAGAACAAAAAGTTTGATCAAAAGTACCACGACAAAATATCCACCTAAATATATGTTACCAAGTATAGTTACACAAACATGATTTGTATCCATACTCATAGTAGAAACTAAATATAGTCCTAAAAATAATACTTCAAAAGAATGAGTTTGGTCGTGTTGACCTAGTCAATGGTCTATTTGGTcaatttttaaaatatatatattaatgTTTGGACCTAGAAATTATTGTTTAGTCATAGGAATGCCTATGCGGGATGACGTCATGATGATGTAATTATCTTTTGATAGCGACATAAACACTCTTTTGGAACTATATATACTCAATTATTAAGAGAGTTGGGAATCATTTTAGAATTTTCCCCCCTACTTTCTCTCtccgtttcttcttctttattctttgcttatgaagatgacgatgatgagtgcgatgatgatgaagacgtcgacgatgatgatgaagatgatgaagattttttacgtttttttgctgctattgttgttgttgtggtcgaagatgatgaagatttttagttttttcttttctgctgctgctgctgttgaagttgatgaagacgatgaagatttaCGTTTCTCTGATATTTGTTCTACGCTTTTAAATGAACTTCcaatttttatggatttttgttGTGCGTTCatgttaaagaatgaactctgtttaaGGTTTGAATTAGGTTGTTTTTGATAGGTGTTCGTTTTGACGAATGAattctgatttttgttcataataatgaactttgacttgatgttcatttgaaaaaatgaacTCTCATTTCTGTTCATAATAATGAACCTTGATTgggtgttcattttgacgaatgaactctgttttttgttcataataatgaattttttgttgtgtgttcatttttaagaatgaactcAAATCTACAAAAAGCATTACTAAACACttgatagttcatcaaacagaatGAACTCCTACAAGAAAAAAGTAGGAAGTTTAGAGTTCATCAGGGAGCATGAACTCAAATAattatggaaatagaaaagttaaGGAAATTAATGCTAAAATAGTACGAAATGGTATTTTTGTCcattttatattttcaaataatCACGGACCAAACAGGAAACACCTTTTCCAACTAGACCAAACAGTCTTGGGACctcctaaaaaaggaccaaacgaaaATTTCCTCCATACTCATAATTGTTGCAAGTTTTGGAAGGTCATCTGAATACCTTTTCTGACGGATAGTATAACTCTTTTGAATTATCATAGGCT
The nucleotide sequence above comes from Papaver somniferum cultivar HN1 chromosome 8, ASM357369v1, whole genome shotgun sequence. Encoded proteins:
- the LOC113301928 gene encoding uncharacterized protein LOC113301928; translation: MSKLILGPERRTHPLVWCAAIICTIIAIAVIITGLVVFAGYMIIRPRVPYISVNYANLDQLNYSQTGQVNLQISLNIRAENENAKAHASFSDVSFILNFHGLKIAQLRADPFDVPKNESVNLAYVVPSMSIPLEQDAMEDMDASLKQNKISFNLKGDARTRWRVGILGSVKFWSHLSCQLNFFANNGSSINTDCSSKSK